In Streptomyces sp. NBC_00341, the DNA window CAGCCGCGCGGGCCTCCACACGGCCGCCGGGCTGCTGACCGCGCTGTGCGCCTCTGCGGCCCGACGCGACCGGGACCTCTTCGGCCGCCTCCTGCCCGCCGACACGGACGGCTTCGCCCTGTACTGGCTCACCGCCGCCCGTTACACGGCTGCCGTGGCCGAGTCCCTGTGCGCGGCATCCTGGGAAGACCCGCGGCCGGCCCGCTGACCGCCGTCACGCACGCGGTCCGGGCCCGCGTGCCGGGCGTCGCTCATGCCTCGGCGGCTGCGCCCGTGGCCGCTGCGATCAGGGCGGTCGCCGCGGCGCGGGAGGCCGCGGCCACGTCGGAGTCGTGGTCCATCAGGGCGGAGATGCCGGCCCCGTCGTAGAGGATGTGGAGCTGGTGGCCCAGGGCGTCGGGGTCGGCGGCGCCGGCCTCGGCGGCGAGGCGGGTGAAGAGTTCGCGCATCCAGCCGCGGAAGCTGTCCGCCGCTTCCTGGACCAGTCCGCCGGGGCTGGCCTCGGCGCCGGCGCGGATGAAGGCGCAGCCGCGGAAGTCCGGCCGGTCGAACTGCCGTCCCTGGGACTCGAAGACCGCCAGCATCTGCTCGCGCGGCGTGTCGTACTCCGCGACGGCCCGGGTGATCCGGTCGACGGTGCCCGCGTGCCGGGTGTCCAGGTAGGCCCGGACGAGCTGTTCCTTGCCGCCGAAGGTGTTGTACAGCGATGCCTTGGCCACGCCCGCGTGCTCGATGACCCGGTCGATTCCGACGCTCTGCACGCCCTCGGCGTAGAACAGCTCGTCGGCGGCGGAAAGCAGGCGCTCGCGCGCCGACGGCTTCGCGGTGCTCCGGGCACTCGCCATGACGGTCACTCCTTCAGACAGATCTGTCTACATTATGCCCCGGCCGGAGGCCACCCTCAGGTGTTGCCGCCGATCCGCTCGCCCGGCAGGACCGCCGCCCCGTCCCGGCCGCCGCGCACCAGTCCGAGCAGTGCGAACGCCGCGAGGACGATCACGGCGACGCCGTACTCCTGCGCGGTGGCGGCCAGTCCGCCCGCGTGGACCACGAGGAACCCGGCGATCACGGTGGGCACTCCCATGCCCAGGTAGGAGACGACGAAGAGCAGCGACAGGACCCCGGAACTCTCGTGCGGCCGGGCCAGCGGCATGACCGTACGGATGCCGCCCTGGAACCCGCTGCCGAAGCCGACGCCCGCGAGGGCGGTGCCGGCGAAGAAGCCGGTGGGGGAGGAGCCGCGGATCGAGGCGAGGGTGAGTGCCACCCCGGCGATCAGCGCGAGGATGCCGGTGAGCATCACCGTCCGGGTCGCGGCCCTGCGCAGGACCAGGACCGAGACGGCGGCCACCCCGGCGAGCACGAACAGGCTGAGCCCGCCGAGGACTTCGGACCCGGAACCGGTCAACTGCCGTGCGAGGGACGGGCCGAGTGACCCGTACAGTCCGGCCAGCGCCCAGACGGCGAACAGTACCGGCGCTGCCACCAGCATCGGGCTGCGTACGGCGCGCGGCAGCTTGATCTCCGGGGCCAGACTCGCCAGCGCCCCCGGCTTGCGGGTCACCGTCTCCGCCATCAGTGCGACGGCGACGGCCTGGACGACGAAGACCGCCAGCAGCCCGAGGTAGA includes these proteins:
- a CDS encoding TetR/AcrR family transcriptional regulator codes for the protein MASARSTAKPSARERLLSAADELFYAEGVQSVGIDRVIEHAGVAKASLYNTFGGKEQLVRAYLDTRHAGTVDRITRAVAEYDTPREQMLAVFESQGRQFDRPDFRGCAFIRAGAEASPGGLVQEAADSFRGWMRELFTRLAAEAGAADPDALGHQLHILYDGAGISALMDHDSDVAAASRAAATALIAAATGAAAEA
- a CDS encoding MFS transporter, whose protein sequence is MTNPSVARTSNPARTSDAAPTGPGSGTGSAPLSTAIPARARRLPPNVALYALASITISFLAASSAPTPLYAVYQAEWGFDPITTTVVFGVYAVAVLLGLLTMGKLSDHVGRRPVLLAALAAQAASMIVFATADGVPALMVARIVQGLSTGAALGAIGAGMMDINRERGTITNAVAPGIGTATGALVSGLVVQFLPAPTHLVYLGLLAVFVVQAVAVALMAETVTRKPGALASLAPEIKLPRAVRSPMLVAAPVLFAVWALAGLYGSLGPSLARQLTGSGSEVLGGLSLFVLAGVAAVSVLVLRRAATRTVMLTGILALIAGVALTLASIRGSSPTGFFAGTALAGVGFGSGFQGGIRTVMPLARPHESSGVLSLLFVVSYLGMGVPTVIAGFLVVHAGGLAATAQEYGVAVIVLAAFALLGLVRGGRDGAAVLPGERIGGNT